One stretch of Anaerobacillus sp. CMMVII DNA includes these proteins:
- a CDS encoding glycoside hydrolase family 65 protein, giving the protein MKQYLKLDEWSIIEEGFEPENHEVSESIFSIGNGHMGQRANFEEDYSGKSLQGSYMAGVYYPDKTRVGWWKNGYPEYFAKVLNSTNWIGLTLEIDGENLDLAKVPVRDFVRTLNMKEGFLERSFIAILHDGKEVKIHAKRFVSIVDKEVGTIRYSITPLNFNGEVKVTSYLDADVKNKDANYDEKFWDEVAKEATTNVASVTVVTKKTEYVLCSTMKTELIHNGVKVAFTPEVTESEKFVAHTFAHALVEGKETVIYKYVANVTSRDYDRSVLSKIAMERLQGALTKGFETMLSEQAQAWAEKWKESDIVIEGDVAAQQGIRFNIFQLNQTYTGEDDRLNIGPKGFTGEKYGGSTYWDTEAYCLPFYLSTADPKISRNLLVYRFKHLEKAIENAEKLGFTDGAALYPMVTMNGEESHNEWEITFEEIHRNGAIAYGIYNYVNYTGDKAYLGEYGLDVLIGISRFWAQRVNYVPAKNQYMMLGVTGPNEYENNVNNNWYTNRIASWTLEYTLSAMDFLKDTDKARYEELERKLKISTEETAKWVDIIEKMYYPYDEEMGIYLQQDGFLDKELIHVKDLDPKHLPLNQNWSWDRILRSCFIKQADVLQGLYFLNDEFDMETKKKNFDFYEPMTVHESSLSPCVHSILACELGYKDKAYEMYLRTARLDLDNYNNDTEDGCHTTSMAGTWMSVVQGFGGFKVKNDQVILNPFIPGEWKSFSFKVVFRGALLNIKVSADQISITNETEVTIPVIIHGTKYTVNGNDTLAVHY; this is encoded by the coding sequence ATGAAACAATATTTAAAGTTAGACGAATGGTCAATCATTGAAGAAGGCTTTGAACCTGAAAACCATGAAGTATCTGAGAGTATTTTTAGTATTGGTAACGGTCACATGGGTCAAAGAGCTAATTTTGAAGAGGATTACTCTGGGAAATCACTTCAAGGAAGTTATATGGCAGGTGTTTATTATCCGGATAAAACCCGTGTTGGTTGGTGGAAAAATGGCTATCCTGAATATTTTGCCAAAGTACTAAATTCAACGAACTGGATTGGATTAACGTTAGAGATCGATGGTGAAAACTTAGACTTAGCAAAAGTCCCAGTGAGAGATTTCGTACGAACGTTAAATATGAAAGAGGGCTTTTTGGAAAGATCCTTTATTGCTATCTTACATGATGGCAAAGAGGTTAAGATTCATGCAAAGCGTTTTGTTAGCATCGTAGACAAAGAAGTAGGGACGATCCGTTATTCAATTACACCCTTAAATTTTAACGGCGAAGTGAAAGTGACTTCATATCTTGATGCTGATGTGAAAAATAAAGATGCAAATTACGATGAAAAGTTCTGGGATGAAGTTGCTAAAGAAGCGACTACGAATGTTGCCTCAGTGACAGTAGTAACAAAAAAGACAGAGTATGTCCTATGTTCAACGATGAAAACAGAGCTTATCCATAATGGTGTAAAAGTTGCCTTTACTCCAGAAGTAACGGAAAGCGAAAAGTTTGTTGCACATACGTTTGCGCACGCTCTTGTTGAAGGAAAAGAAACGGTCATCTATAAATACGTTGCCAATGTTACATCACGAGACTATGACAGGTCTGTCTTATCAAAAATTGCGATGGAGCGTCTTCAAGGAGCTTTAACAAAAGGCTTTGAAACCATGTTAAGCGAGCAAGCACAAGCTTGGGCTGAAAAATGGAAAGAAAGCGACATTGTGATTGAAGGTGATGTTGCAGCTCAACAAGGAATTCGTTTTAATATCTTTCAGCTAAATCAAACGTATACAGGGGAAGACGACCGTCTAAACATTGGGCCGAAAGGGTTTACAGGTGAGAAATACGGAGGAAGTACGTATTGGGATACAGAGGCTTATTGCTTACCATTTTACTTAAGTACTGCAGACCCGAAAATTTCAAGAAACTTACTTGTTTATCGCTTTAAGCATTTAGAAAAGGCAATTGAAAATGCAGAGAAACTAGGTTTTACAGACGGTGCTGCACTTTATCCAATGGTTACTATGAACGGAGAAGAATCTCATAATGAGTGGGAAATTACCTTTGAGGAAATTCACCGAAATGGGGCCATTGCCTATGGAATATATAATTATGTCAATTACACTGGTGATAAAGCTTACTTAGGCGAGTATGGTTTGGATGTATTAATTGGGATTTCAAGGTTTTGGGCACAACGTGTAAATTATGTGCCAGCAAAAAATCAGTACATGATGTTAGGTGTAACCGGTCCAAATGAATACGAAAACAATGTAAATAACAACTGGTATACAAACCGAATTGCATCTTGGACTTTAGAATACACCCTGTCAGCTATGGATTTCTTAAAAGATACTGATAAAGCTCGCTACGAAGAGTTAGAGCGGAAGTTAAAAATTTCAACAGAAGAAACTGCGAAATGGGTCGACATAATTGAAAAAATGTACTATCCATATGACGAAGAGATGGGAATATACCTACAACAAGACGGGTTCTTAGATAAAGAGTTAATTCATGTGAAAGATTTAGACCCTAAACATTTGCCATTAAACCAAAATTGGTCTTGGGATCGAATTTTGCGTTCTTGCTTTATTAAACAAGCTGATGTTCTCCAAGGTCTTTACTTCTTAAATGATGAATTTGATATGGAGACAAAGAAAAAGAACTTTGATTTTTATGAGCCAATGACAGTTCATGAATCATCACTATCACCTTGCGTTCATTCGATCTTGGCTTGTGAATTGGGGTATAAAGACAAAGCATATGAAATGTATTTAAGAACAGCGCGCCTTGACTTAGACAACTATAACAACGATACCGAAGATGGATGTCATACAACAAGTATGGCTGGAACTTGGATGAGTGTTGTTCAAGGATTTGGTGGTTTCAAAGTGAAAAATGACCAAGTAATTCTAAATCCTTTTATCCCTGGTGAGTGGAAGTCATTTTCATTTAAGGTTGTCTTTAGAGGAGCTTTACTAAATATTAAAGTTTCAGCAGATCAAATTTCAATTACGAACGAGACAGAAGTTACGATACCAGTGATTATTCATGGGACAAAATACACTGTTAATGGGAATGATACCTTAGCTGTTCATTATTAA
- the yppF gene encoding YppF family protein has product MIVKMLIEKYISAKNDKPANVNQLLDFATLSYLNNHLTIGQYKSLMRELMLRGAKKPDFYYEVKKPQLIS; this is encoded by the coding sequence ATGATCGTAAAAATGCTTATTGAAAAGTATATTTCAGCTAAAAATGATAAACCTGCAAATGTAAACCAACTTCTAGATTTTGCCACTTTATCATACCTAAATAATCACTTAACAATCGGCCAGTATAAATCTCTCATGCGTGAACTAATGCTTAGAGGTGCGAAAAAACCAGACTTCTATTACGAAGTAAAAAAACCACAATTAATTAGCTAG
- a CDS encoding dipeptidase — protein sequence MKIIDTHCDALLKLYDDTNRSFTNSPDIETNFERLSIGGVKGQLFAIFIEPETPFDEKYQAAIKQIELFHSEVVGKHQHIKKIEQWSDFSLLKDGEIGAVLTLEGSDAFGNDLNKLNHFYDLGVKSLGLTWNNANLVGDGVGESRAAGLTDFGKEVVKLNNFNQVLTDVSHLSVRGFWDVIELADYPIATHSNAFALCGHRRNLLDEQAKALFQKNGLVGIVFNPPFLTESGKATITDIVRHIEYFCSLGGEKHICLGSDFDGISEFVEGLENASKYQMLMNELLKYYSEAQVAGFASKNFLNFIPK from the coding sequence ATGAAAATCATTGATACGCATTGTGATGCTTTATTAAAGCTCTACGATGATACTAATCGTTCTTTTACCAATAGTCCGGATATAGAGACGAACTTTGAAAGACTATCAATAGGTGGTGTGAAGGGGCAGTTATTTGCCATTTTTATCGAGCCCGAAACACCTTTTGATGAGAAGTATCAGGCTGCCATAAAGCAAATTGAATTATTTCATAGTGAGGTTGTAGGAAAACACCAGCATATCAAAAAAATTGAACAGTGGTCTGATTTTTCATTATTGAAGGATGGTGAAATTGGTGCTGTTTTAACACTTGAAGGTTCGGATGCATTTGGAAATGATCTAAATAAGCTGAACCATTTTTATGATTTAGGTGTAAAATCACTGGGATTAACATGGAATAATGCGAATCTTGTTGGTGATGGTGTTGGTGAAAGTCGTGCTGCGGGCTTAACTGATTTTGGTAAAGAAGTTGTGAAGCTGAATAATTTTAACCAAGTGTTAACGGATGTTTCTCATTTAAGTGTCAGGGGGTTTTGGGATGTCATTGAACTAGCTGATTATCCGATTGCCACCCACTCTAATGCATTTGCATTATGTGGGCATAGACGAAATTTGCTTGATGAACAAGCGAAAGCTTTGTTTCAGAAAAATGGCTTAGTTGGGATCGTTTTTAATCCGCCTTTTTTAACGGAGTCAGGAAAGGCGACTATCACCGATATTGTCCGTCATATTGAGTACTTTTGTTCATTAGGTGGAGAAAAACATATTTGCTTAGGCTCCGATTTTGATGGGATCTCTGAGTTTGTAGAAGGTCTGGAAAATGCTTCAAAATACCAAATGCTTATGAATGAGCTCTTGAAGTATTATAGTGAAGCCCAAGTAGCAGGCTTTGCTTCAAAAAACTTCCTGAATTTCATCCCGAAATGA
- a CDS encoding YbgA family protein, protein MTNIKIVTEKLWAKNKYEVMAKGYEHYLEVRTMLKQATTISDYALIYHKISTLREVPYKTKAMINTLEHIWGYFKKNASNEEKERFFQQLNDIRQVQIDSFTTLPEEVKKIFSFILQLLARYENDYLKNSTILFPDLIWNEVQQKKAFLISENTYQDVKFD, encoded by the coding sequence ATGACAAACATCAAAATAGTAACCGAGAAACTTTGGGCAAAAAATAAATATGAAGTTATGGCAAAAGGTTATGAACATTATCTTGAAGTTAGAACCATGCTCAAACAAGCTACTACCATATCGGATTATGCTCTGATATACCATAAAATCAGTACACTTCGAGAAGTACCATATAAGACGAAAGCCATGATTAACACGTTAGAGCATATTTGGGGCTATTTTAAAAAGAATGCTTCAAATGAAGAAAAAGAACGATTTTTCCAGCAACTAAACGATATTCGACAAGTTCAAATTGATTCATTTACCACTCTACCAGAAGAAGTTAAAAAGATATTTTCATTTATCCTTCAATTATTAGCTCGATATGAAAATGATTACCTTAAAAATTCTACCATTTTATTTCCTGACCTCATCTGGAATGAAGTTCAACAAAAAAAGGCATTCCTTATTTCAGAAAATACCTATCAGGATGTAAAATTTGATTAG
- the fumC gene encoding class II fumarate hydratase: MSYRIERDTLGEIQVPTDRWWGAQTERSRQNFKIGTEKMPIEVIDAFLILKRAAATVNEKLGKLESEKANAIVKAVDDIRKNLTTEHFPLVVWQTGSGTQSNMNVNEVIAYKANEILRQTESKVIVHPNDDVNKSQSSNDTFPTAMHIAALLKVENDLLESITTFKTTLSNKVAQFATVIKIGRTHLQDATPLTLGQEISGWHRMIEKCEKMIQTSLENIRELAIGGTAVGTGINAHTKFGELVAEEISKITGKAFVTAENKFHALTSHDELVHLHGALKALAADAMKIANDVRWLASGPRCGIGEIMIPANEPGSSIMPGKVNPTQSEALTMVAVQVMGNDATISFAASQGNFELNVFKPVIIYNFIQSTTLLADAIRSFNDHCAVGIDANIEVIERHLKNSLMLVTALNPHIGYEKAAMIAKSAHQNGITLKEAAINSGFLLEDEYDSIVDPSKMINPQDH; the protein is encoded by the coding sequence TTGTCTTATCGAATCGAAAGAGATACATTAGGAGAAATACAAGTACCTACTGATCGCTGGTGGGGGGCACAAACTGAACGGAGTAGACAGAACTTTAAAATTGGTACTGAAAAAATGCCAATTGAGGTAATTGATGCATTTTTGATACTGAAAAGAGCAGCTGCTACAGTAAACGAGAAATTAGGGAAGCTTGAAAGTGAAAAAGCGAATGCCATTGTTAAGGCAGTCGACGATATAAGAAAGAATCTTACTACTGAACATTTTCCTCTGGTCGTTTGGCAAACAGGAAGTGGAACTCAATCTAATATGAATGTTAATGAAGTGATTGCGTATAAGGCGAATGAGATTTTAAGGCAAACAGAGAGTAAGGTCATTGTTCACCCGAATGATGATGTAAATAAATCGCAAAGCTCGAACGATACGTTTCCAACTGCGATGCATATTGCCGCTTTGCTTAAGGTAGAAAATGATTTATTAGAAAGCATAACTACCTTTAAAACAACATTGTCGAACAAGGTAGCCCAATTTGCAACTGTTATCAAGATCGGTCGAACTCACTTACAGGATGCAACCCCACTTACCCTCGGTCAAGAAATTAGTGGATGGCATCGAATGATCGAAAAGTGTGAAAAGATGATCCAGACAAGTCTAGAGAACATCCGCGAACTAGCCATAGGTGGCACAGCAGTTGGGACAGGAATCAATGCCCACACTAAATTCGGTGAACTCGTTGCTGAGGAAATAAGTAAAATCACAGGAAAAGCGTTTGTTACAGCGGAAAACAAATTCCACGCACTGACCAGCCATGATGAACTCGTTCATCTACACGGAGCCCTCAAAGCCTTAGCTGCTGATGCGATGAAAATAGCCAATGATGTACGTTGGTTAGCAAGTGGCCCACGCTGTGGAATAGGTGAGATTATGATTCCTGCAAATGAACCTGGAAGTTCAATTATGCCCGGAAAGGTAAATCCGACCCAAAGTGAAGCCTTAACCATGGTTGCAGTGCAGGTCATGGGGAATGATGCTACCATTTCGTTTGCTGCAAGCCAAGGAAATTTTGAATTGAATGTCTTTAAGCCTGTTATTATTTATAATTTTATCCAATCAACAACATTACTTGCTGATGCAATCCGTTCATTTAATGATCATTGCGCAGTTGGTATTGATGCAAATATTGAAGTAATTGAAAGGCATCTTAAAAATTCATTAATGCTTGTTACAGCGCTTAATCCTCATATCGGTTATGAAAAGGCAGCTATGATTGCAAAGAGTGCTCACCAGAATGGTATCACCTTGAAAGAAGCCGCCATTAACAGTGGTTTTTTATTAGAAGATGAATATGATTCTATTGTTGATCCAAGCAAAATGATCAATCCACAAGATCACTAA
- a CDS encoding DUF4179 domain-containing protein: protein MERNNNELVTDWVKRHKLLLYKLGYVFLEVEEVIEVAIKKTVEVFKDGVDFSEEDLKYAFVSECLKHRVFPSIKPFENIQDAVQIHCLFFKYVLHMSAEEIARYLQITPSDVEKNINLGFEALIEAEKLEKCETTVEKLVNYHEGRLSFAEYKEINLLLAENNQCSDVLESVLAIIDELYELDRKLVPTPYFLEENRPLTAVQLKRKKRKQQIFTTTFALALIVGVIISSVGVAEIQYQWKLWTSERVGYGESVFVSTIDQDIEITITHVAADSTQTMLFYEIRDLEDKYNYNLNSHQGMMFEIVEKDIFQSVRNGFYSSPRYFRMNYAEEVVNQGRLILPPIANEHETITVHFQILPQVEKGTDMHAYYDYQQRNLIRGDWILEVPVTKYEPRTVEIDKTIDVKGKEVYLSHLEVAPTATFLVYNLGYETNEQRYEYHDLQFSHIKANGKEYFPDYNLDFGRYKPMGSIERFFPFESIYYLQPRELELVLSRLYSNYDYQQEVQIDYDNLPMEIPFLDNTITIKEVEVGNPVFIKIEEELDLDRSYDSFHLDVAYQNRNWGYGISSEGIWIDGEGNQYSSYEELMDLDNIFDLRYISTEQTIEIYLDGEEFDEAMLPEKIMINSYSKTHLLTDKVIKLELQ from the coding sequence TTGGAAAGAAACAACAATGAACTAGTCACAGACTGGGTGAAAAGACATAAGCTACTATTGTACAAGCTCGGCTACGTATTTTTAGAAGTAGAAGAGGTCATCGAAGTGGCTATTAAAAAGACTGTCGAAGTCTTTAAAGATGGCGTCGATTTTTCTGAAGAAGACTTGAAATATGCGTTTGTTAGCGAATGTTTGAAGCATAGAGTATTCCCCAGCATAAAACCGTTTGAAAACATCCAAGATGCGGTACAGATCCATTGCTTATTCTTCAAATATGTTCTACATATGAGTGCAGAAGAAATTGCTCGTTATTTACAAATAACACCTAGTGATGTCGAAAAAAACATAAATCTTGGTTTTGAAGCATTAATTGAAGCAGAAAAACTTGAGAAGTGTGAAACAACTGTTGAGAAACTAGTAAACTACCATGAAGGTCGGTTAAGTTTTGCGGAATATAAGGAAATAAATCTACTACTAGCAGAAAACAATCAATGTAGTGATGTTTTAGAGAGTGTATTAGCCATCATTGATGAACTATACGAGTTAGACAGAAAGCTTGTGCCTACTCCTTATTTTTTAGAAGAAAATCGACCGTTAACAGCAGTGCAATTAAAACGAAAAAAACGAAAACAGCAAATTTTTACCACAACTTTTGCACTTGCGCTAATAGTAGGGGTTATTATAAGTTCAGTTGGAGTAGCAGAAATTCAATACCAATGGAAACTATGGACAAGTGAGCGAGTCGGCTACGGAGAAAGTGTATTTGTTAGCACGATTGATCAAGATATCGAAATCACCATTACCCATGTTGCGGCAGATAGCACGCAAACGATGCTTTTTTATGAGATAAGGGATCTAGAAGATAAATATAATTATAATCTTAATTCTCACCAAGGGATGATGTTTGAAATCGTCGAAAAAGATATCTTTCAGTCTGTACGCAATGGGTTTTATAGTTCCCCAAGGTATTTTAGAATGAATTACGCGGAAGAGGTTGTTAATCAAGGGCGCCTAATCTTGCCGCCGATTGCTAATGAACATGAGACGATTACTGTTCATTTTCAGATTCTCCCCCAAGTGGAGAAAGGAACCGATATGCATGCTTATTATGACTATCAGCAGCGAAACCTAATTAGAGGGGATTGGATCCTAGAGGTGCCTGTTACCAAATATGAACCAAGAACAGTTGAAATTGATAAAACCATCGATGTCAAAGGGAAAGAAGTGTATCTTTCGCATCTTGAAGTCGCCCCGACGGCTACATTTTTGGTCTATAATTTGGGTTATGAGACCAATGAGCAAAGATATGAGTATCACGATTTGCAATTCTCTCATATCAAAGCGAATGGGAAAGAATACTTTCCTGACTATAATCTCGACTTTGGAAGGTACAAACCAATGGGATCTATTGAGAGATTTTTTCCCTTTGAGTCTATTTATTATTTACAACCGCGAGAATTAGAGCTCGTTTTATCTAGGTTGTATAGTAACTATGACTATCAACAGGAAGTTCAAATTGATTATGACAATCTTCCAATGGAAATTCCATTTTTGGACAATACCATCACAATAAAAGAGGTGGAAGTTGGAAATCCGGTGTTCATTAAAATTGAAGAGGAACTTGATTTAGATCGCAGCTATGATAGTTTTCACTTAGACGTCGCTTATCAAAATCGCAATTGGGGATATGGTATTTCTTCAGAAGGCATTTGGATTGATGGTGAAGGAAATCAATACAGTAGTTATGAAGAACTTATGGATTTAGATAATATTTTTGATTTACGGTATATCAGTACGGAGCAAACGATTGAAATTTATCTTGATGGCGAAGAATTTGACGAGGCGATGTTACCAGAAAAAATTATGATTAATAGCTATTCTAAGACGCACCTCCTCACTGACAAGGTGATAAAGCTGGAGCTCCAATAA
- a CDS encoding nitroreductase family protein, giving the protein MSIRYEDWYKVIQIRRSRRTFVTKKIEDDKILTLNSAISELNGLYEGVRMIFIDQAPDTVFVGAIGPYGKITGAPAYLALIINNEGTFQFEKAGFIGQAIVLEAAKHGLSTCWVGGYFNREVSAQQVGISDEESVIAIIPIGHARKNLSLTEKMMNQVGDYHKRKSVDEIVEGLAQEDWPAWISSSVRAASLSPSAYNRQSVSFIIGKDHSISLKINNAQEDTNVPKGIDRGIAMLHLDVAIKYHNVVGQWRFDQDDNLVVFEKVGS; this is encoded by the coding sequence ATGTCTATACGTTATGAGGATTGGTATAAAGTTATCCAAATTCGTCGTTCTAGAAGAACGTTTGTAACTAAAAAGATTGAAGATGATAAGATCTTGACATTAAACAGTGCGATTAGTGAATTAAATGGCCTTTATGAAGGAGTACGTATGATTTTCATAGATCAAGCACCAGATACAGTTTTTGTTGGAGCAATTGGACCGTACGGGAAAATCACAGGAGCTCCAGCATATCTGGCACTAATTATAAATAATGAGGGTACCTTTCAGTTCGAAAAGGCGGGATTTATAGGTCAAGCAATCGTGTTAGAAGCTGCAAAGCATGGTCTTTCAACCTGTTGGGTAGGTGGTTATTTCAATCGTGAAGTTTCGGCCCAGCAAGTAGGCATTAGTGATGAGGAAAGTGTGATCGCTATTATTCCTATCGGTCATGCCAGAAAAAATCTTAGTCTTACAGAGAAGATGATGAACCAGGTAGGGGATTATCATAAGAGAAAGTCTGTCGATGAGATTGTTGAAGGATTAGCTCAAGAAGATTGGCCGGCGTGGATAAGTTCTAGTGTCCGAGCTGCTAGTCTCTCCCCATCCGCCTATAATCGTCAATCAGTAAGCTTTATAATCGGAAAAGATCATTCCATCTCTTTAAAGATCAATAATGCCCAAGAAGATACGAATGTACCAAAAGGAATTGACCGTGGAATTGCCATGCTTCATTTGGATGTTGCAATAAAATACCACAACGTAGTTGGTCAATGGCGATTTGATCAAGATGATAATTTAGTAGTTTTTGAAAAAGTGGGGTCATAG
- a CDS encoding DUF2730 family protein: MKQKFLGILFLTAIFIFTAYYIGLNQSSRQLELLNEKLTILEQQMNNLPNENELEEKEQQVAELETQIKTLNDKIQQLESELSRLAVEKKPTKKVFLTFDDGPSPLTKDILAILNKKNVQATFFTIGTMMEQYPEIVKQTYENGHMVLPHSYSHNYSIYSTFDMFYKDLAKVETVYEDILGFKSPTIFRFPGGSSNPSSIKFGGKQFMPSLTSDLRARGYTYIDWNVISGDATKISKKPNKMLEQVIKGSQNNNFIVALFHDIAPNKATAQLLPEIIDYYQKQDYTFRTFRDVTSEEIEEMMKRGIANKTISY, translated from the coding sequence ATGAAACAAAAATTTTTAGGCATACTTTTCTTAACTGCCATTTTCATCTTTACAGCTTATTACATAGGGCTAAATCAGTCATCACGGCAATTAGAACTTTTAAACGAAAAATTAACGATCCTCGAACAACAAATGAATAACCTACCTAATGAAAATGAACTTGAAGAAAAAGAACAACAAGTAGCTGAACTTGAGACCCAGATCAAAACATTAAATGATAAGATACAACAATTAGAATCAGAACTCTCTCGTTTAGCTGTTGAGAAAAAACCTACCAAAAAGGTCTTCTTAACCTTTGATGACGGACCCTCCCCACTGACAAAGGACATTTTGGCTATTTTAAATAAAAAGAATGTCCAAGCAACTTTTTTTACAATCGGAACAATGATGGAGCAATATCCTGAGATCGTAAAGCAAACCTATGAAAATGGGCATATGGTATTACCACATTCATATTCTCATAATTATTCAATTTATTCCACATTCGATATGTTTTATAAAGATCTTGCTAAGGTAGAAACTGTATATGAAGACATACTAGGGTTTAAATCTCCTACGATCTTTCGATTTCCAGGCGGGTCTTCAAACCCAAGTTCCATTAAATTTGGTGGAAAGCAGTTCATGCCTAGCTTAACGTCAGACCTAAGAGCTCGCGGATACACCTATATTGACTGGAATGTCATTTCAGGAGATGCCACAAAAATTTCAAAAAAACCTAACAAAATGCTTGAGCAAGTGATCAAAGGTTCTCAGAACAATAACTTTATCGTTGCTTTATTTCATGATATTGCACCAAATAAAGCAACTGCCCAATTATTACCCGAAATCATCGACTACTATCAAAAACAAGACTATACGTTTCGTACCTTTCGTGATGTTACTTCTGAAGAAATAGAGGAAATGATGAAACGGGGAATCGCAAATAAAACCATAAGCTATTAA
- a CDS encoding DUF523 and DUF1722 domain-containing protein, whose product MGEFVKPRVIVSKCLEFQGCRYDGEIIRDQTVHNLLPYVEFIPVCPEVEIGLGVPRDVIRVIDNDGMDQLYQPAKKIDLTNKMNQFSEQFLTEVGDIDGFILKNRSPSCGINDVKVYAGIEKAPVIRTSSGLFGSKVQAQYGHLAVEDEGRLKNFTIREHFFTKLFTIASFKKLKKEGLLADLVEYHAKNKYLFMAYQPTILKKLGNIVGNHKKKSLQQIFEEYEVELYHLFAKLPKYTSNISVSQHLFGYFSKQLSAKEKEFFISMIDKYKKKKVPLSSVASLLHSWAIRFDNEYLLKQTYFQPYPEKLIEISDSGKGRDYR is encoded by the coding sequence ATGGGAGAATTTGTTAAACCAAGGGTGATTGTTAGCAAATGTCTAGAATTTCAAGGGTGTCGTTATGATGGCGAAATCATTCGAGATCAAACAGTTCATAATTTATTACCTTATGTCGAGTTTATACCTGTTTGTCCAGAGGTAGAAATAGGTTTAGGTGTACCAAGGGATGTTATTCGAGTCATAGACAATGATGGGATGGATCAGCTTTATCAGCCTGCCAAAAAAATCGACCTAACGAATAAAATGAATCAGTTTTCAGAACAGTTCTTAACAGAAGTTGGCGATATCGACGGGTTTATCCTGAAAAATCGATCACCCAGCTGTGGAATAAATGACGTGAAGGTTTATGCTGGTATCGAAAAAGCTCCTGTTATTCGAACGAGTAGCGGGTTATTTGGTAGCAAGGTTCAAGCTCAATATGGCCACTTAGCAGTAGAGGATGAAGGTAGGCTAAAAAACTTTACGATCCGAGAGCACTTTTTCACAAAGTTGTTTACTATCGCTTCGTTTAAGAAGTTAAAGAAGGAAGGACTCCTAGCTGACCTCGTCGAATATCATGCGAAAAATAAATATTTGTTCATGGCATACCAACCAACAATCCTAAAAAAATTAGGAAACATTGTTGGAAATCATAAAAAGAAATCTTTACAGCAAATCTTTGAGGAATATGAAGTAGAGCTTTACCATTTGTTTGCAAAACTACCGAAATATACGTCGAATATAAGCGTAAGTCAGCACTTGTTTGGCTATTTTTCAAAACAGTTGTCAGCGAAGGAAAAAGAGTTTTTTATTTCCATGATTGATAAATACAAAAAAAAGAAAGTGCCGTTAAGTAGTGTTGCGAGTCTATTGCATTCTTGGGCAATACGCTTCGACAATGAATATCTTCTTAAACAAACCTATTTTCAACCCTACCCTGAAAAGTTAATTGAAATTAGCGATTCAGGAAAAGGTCGAGATTATCGGTGA